A region from the Acomys russatus chromosome 24, mAcoRus1.1, whole genome shotgun sequence genome encodes:
- the LOC127207204 gene encoding olfactory receptor 1J4-like produces MRRDNKSSVSEFILLGLPIRLEDQAMFYALFLAMYLTTVLGNLLIILLIRMDSHLHTPMYFFLSHLAFVDISFSSVTVPKMLRSMQTQDPSIPYAECITQMYFFILFTTLDSFLLTSMAYDRYVAICHPLHYTTIMRDELCILLVAMSWILSCANALSHTLLLARLSFCADNTIPHFFCDLDALLKLSCSDISLNELVIFTAGTTVITLPLICILVSYGRIGTTILKVSSTKGICKALSTCGSHLSVVALYYGAIIGLYLIPSSSTSSDKDIVASVMYTVVTPLLNPFIYSMRNRDMKDALKKLFNRAVISTQ; encoded by the coding sequence ATGAGGAGGGATAACAAGAGCAGTGTGTCAGAGTTCATCCTCCTGGGGCTCCCCATCAGGCTAGAGGACCAAGCCATGTTCTATGCCCTGTTCCTGGCCATGTATCTGACCACAGTGCTGGGGAACCTGCTCATTATCCTGCTCATCAGGATGGACTCTCACctccacacccccatgtacttctttcTCAGCCACTTGGCCTTTGTGGACATCTCCTTCTCATCTGTCACTGTACCCAAGATGCTGAGGAGCATGCAGACTCAGGATCCATCCATTCCCTATGCAGAGTGTATAACAcagatgtatttttttatattattcacTACTCTGGACAGCTTCCTCCTCACTTCAATGGCGTATGATCGGTATGTGGCCATTTGTCATCCCCTCCACTACACCACCATCATGAGAGATGAGCTGTGTATCTTACTGGTAGCTATGTCCTGGATACTGTCGTGTGCCAATGCTCTGTCTCACACCCTCCTCCTGGCCCGGTTGTCCTTCTGTGCTGACAACACCATTCCtcatttcttctgtgacctgGATGCCTTGCTGAAACTCTCATGCTCAGACATCTCCCTCAATGAGCTGGTCATTTTTACAGCAGGAACAACAGTCATTACTCTGCCACTAATATGCATTTTGGTCTCTTACGGCCGCATTGGGACCACCATCCTAAAAGTTTCATCTACCAAAGGGATCTGCAAAGCCTTGTCCACATGTGGCTCCCACCTCTCTGTGGTGGCTCTGTATTATGGTGCAATCATTGGACTTTATCTTATACCTTCATCCAGCACTTCCAGTGACAAGGATATAGTTGCTTCTGTGATGTACACAGTGGTGACTCCATTGTTAAACCCCTTTATTTATAGCATGAGAAACAGAGACATGAAGGATGCTTTGAAGAAGCTCTTCAACAGGGCTGTAATCTCAACTCAATGA
- the LOC127207699 gene encoding LOW QUALITY PROTEIN: olfactory receptor 1N1-like (The sequence of the model RefSeq protein was modified relative to this genomic sequence to represent the inferred CDS: inserted 1 base in 1 codon), whose product MENQSSVSEFFLRGISGFPEHQQLLHGPFLCMYLIALTGNALIILAIXSDPHLHTLMYFFLANLSFADMGLISSTVTKVLFNVQTQQRTISYTGCLTQMYFFLMFGDLDSFFLAVMAYDRYVAICRPLHYSTIMSARVCALMLALCWVLTNVVALTHTLLMARLSFCVVGEIAHFFCDITPVLKLSCSDTHVNELMVFALGGTVLIVPFVCIVVSYVHIVFAVLRVQAPGGRTKAFFSCGSHLCVVCVFYGTLFSAYLCPPSVVSAEKDIAAAAMYTVVTPMLNPFIYSLRNKDMKGGVKRLLCHERVFSS is encoded by the exons ATGGAAAACCAATCCAGTGTCTCTGAGTTTTTCCTACGAGGAATATCAGGGTTTCCAGAGCATCAACAGCTGCTCCATGGACCTTTCCTGTGTATGTATCTTATAGCCTTGACTGGGAATGCTCTCATCATCCTGGCCA GCTCTGACCCACACCTCCACACTCTTATGTACTTCTTTTTGGCCAACCTGTCCTTCGCTGACATGGGTTTAATATCCTCTACAGTGACCAAGGTGCTGTTTAATGTTCAGACTCAGCAGCGTACCATCTCCTATACAGGTTGTCTCACTCAGATGTACTTCTTCTTGATGTTTGGCGATCTGGACAGCTTCTTCCTGGctgtgatggcctatgaccgctatgtggccatttGCCGCCCTCTCCACTATTCCACAATCATGAGTGCTCGAGTCTGCGCCCTGATGCTTGCCCTGTGCTGGGTCCTCACCAATGTAGTTGCCTTGACTCACACTCTCCTCATGGCTCGACTATCCTTCTGTGTTGTTGGGGAAATAGCTCACTTTTTCTGTGACATTACTCCTGTCCTGAAGCTATCATGCTCTGACACTCATGTCAATGAGCTAATGGTCTTTGCCTTAGGAGGCACAGTACTCATTGTCCCCTTTGTATGCATTGTTGTCTCCTATGTCCACATTGTATTTGCTGTTCTGAGGGTTCAAGCCCCTGGTGGGAGAACAAAGGCCTTTTTTAGCTGTGGTTCCCATCTCTGTGTGGTCTGTGTTTTCTATGGAACACTGTTCAGTGCCTACTTGTGCCCTCCCTCGGTAGTCTCTGCAGAAAAGGATATTGCAGCTGCAGCAATGTATACAGTGGTGACTCCCATGTTGAACCCCTTCATCTATAGCCTGAGGAACAAGGACATGAAAGGAGGAGTAAAGAGGCTTCTCTGTCATGAAAgagttttctcttcttaa